The genomic interval CAGGAGGGGGCActtttgaaactgaaatttcCATTACATTTATTAAAGCTTGGAAGATTGTCATCgaaatagtatttaaaaaaaaaaaaagataaaatgcagttcattaatttttatttcttaaccTGCTGGTAGCGCTTTTGGCAGCACTATTTGGTTAATAGTAAATACATTTCTAGGATGTATGAATACTGCAAAAGGTGACCATGATGTCCAGCTAAAGTAAAACCCTTGAACCTACAACTGCCATTGAGGACTGCCCCCTAAAAAGTCATAAATCAGGCTTTAAATATATTGATAAACTAATACAATTTTGGGGAGTGAAATATTGGTTGTTATTTAACATTTAAAGAACAATTACAGCCATTGTTAAAACCtgttacaaggaaaaaagaataaaaaattagaTCTTCGGAAGTCAGAGaagaatttcaaatgaaaactcTGAGATCTTAAAACACATTAATCCTCGTTCAGGACTCCATTAAGCACTGCTGCTGTATGTCAGTACAAACTTCCTGCAAAGTCATACCCTGCAAATAATCATTAATATGTTACTCAttgattttatgaaatattaGAATGTGACTACtggaaattaaaaggaaaattaaaaatactttatttgtttcagtttctctaTCCTTCAGGAAGATTTGACACTCCCTTAACAAAAATAATGCGGATGATAGGGAACTGCAGGGTGAAAGAACCACTGTAGGTTGGCAGGCTTCTTTTGTAGcttctctttttgcctttttggaGACTGAATTAGGGGTAGATAGACTGCTAATTGGTCTAAGTAGTATCTTCTATTAATCTGAACTAGCTAGTGGCTCTTTCAACAAAGATAATTGCACCAGGACTTCTTCTGGTAATATCTAAtgatttaattaatttcagttttattgatttctttttcagtcatttaTGCCTTTGCAATCTTGACTTTGTGTCCACAGCCTAGATAAGCTGGATGGCTCACAGGTTTACAGTTGCAAGGGCACCCTCTGGGGTGCccatccctcccctctcccactGCTTTATaagctttcctttgcttttctcttaccAACGCAAGAAAAGGTACTTAGAATGTTTCTTTTGGCAGGGCATGGCGTCAAACACCCAAGAGGATCAGAAGCAGAGTGACTCTGCGGAAATGGGCAATGCAAGCAAGCTACAGCAGGCAGGGCCATGTCAGGCAGCAGACAACCGGTGTCCCATCTGCCTGGACGCCATCTGCCAAGCTGCCCATGTGCCCACCTGCTTTCACCGTTTCTGCTTTAGCTGTATCTGGCAGTGGGCTGCCATCAATGCTGTGTGCCCCATCTGCAGGCAGCCTTTTGACCGCATCTTGGGCGCGATGCAAGCAGATGGTGACTACCAGCAGTACATGCTCAGCACGTTCACCCATCACCAGAGGCATGCAGCGAGGGGGAGGATGTGGAACAGATCCCCACGGCAGCGCTACAACCTGCGCCTGCGTCACAGCAATGATCAGTCCGTAGCAGGGAGTACAGAGCCTGCAGGGCCCTCTGGCATCTCTGCACCCAGCACCTTCAGAGAGCCAGCCCAGCCGAATGCTGTGCAGCGCCCACCAAGCCCCGTGGACGAGCAtcccagaaacatcagcatgctgctgctgcgtGCTCGGCTCCTGCGTTTCCTTGAGATGGAATAAACAGCCGTAAGCATTCCAAAGAACAACCGTCTGCAGGAAATGTTTTCTAGTTCTATCTCAGCAATGTGCTTCTTGGAGTGTGTTATGATTTTGTTTCCTAGaattgctgcagcagagcatgttttgttcttctgctcCTGCCTCCCTCTTCTAAGTGCTGGGAGAGGGCAGTCTGAGCCTTGTAATAATCAGCCAGGGAACGTGTCCTGAAGACCTGCTAATGCAGATGCTGTAAAGACTAGCCATGCTGGTAGCCCTGTACCTGGATCCCTAGAGCTTTCTCTAAGCAGGCTGGAGGAAGCCCAAAGCCTCCTAGCATACAGCTAGACAAATGCATAATGCAACAGGTGAACAACTGGCTGGTGTATCAAGCTCAAAGGATGTTACATCAGGATGGCAACTAGTCACTAGAGGGGGCTCCCCACTGCTACATTTTAGGTACTGCTACATTTCTCTGATGTTTTCACAAATGACCTGGATGCATGAATTGAAGACATACTGAGTAACTTTGCCGGTGGCACTGAACTGGAAGCAGCTGTTGACTCTTTAAGGACAGAGAAGTCTTTCAGAATTCTTGACGGATTGAAGGGCTAGGAAATCACCAGCCTAATGAAGTCCAACTagagcaagtgctggattctgcagCTGGGCAGTCCTGGTTGTACATACAGACTCGGAAACAAGagactgcagagcagccctgcagagaggaaTCTGGCAGTTCTGGCTGTCCACAAGTagagcatgagccagcagcgtgcccaggcAGCCAAAAGGGTCAGCCATACCCTGGAGTGCACCAGGCCCATCATTGCCAGTGGgtgagggaagggattgtcatgatctgctgtgtgctgtgcagtctCACCTCAAGGACTGTGCAATTTTGGGTGCACATTGTGATTTAACACTGGCAGTCAGATGCTGATCATTCACTCTACCCTGGTAGGATGggggcagaagagaaaaattgcaagaaatcatgggttgagataaaagcagattattaggtaaagcaaaagctgtgcatgaaagcacaacaaaacaaggaattaaTTTGCTACTTCCCATCAGGAAAATGTTCAGGCAgttccaggaaagcagggctcaTTTTGTGCAACAATTTATTCGGAAGAAAAATGCCATCATTCCAAATGtccccctttctctttttgtctAGCTCTTAAAAGTGAGCAGGAGGCTACGTGGCATAGAATATGCCTGtggccagtttaggtcagctgtcctggctgtgtcccctcCCAACTCCTTGTGTATACCTTACTTTTTGCTGATAGGGTGGCGCAAGAAACTGAATAGTCCTTGACTAAGTGTAAGCACTGTTCTGCATCAACTGAAAACACTGGTCTGTTATCAGcattattttcataataaaataaaagaaatcacagcaacGTATCAgctactgtgaagaaaattaactttattCCAACCAAAACCATGACAGAGCTACAAtataagaaggaaataaaatattagaaagCCTCCAAAAGAGAGCTATAAAGATAGTTAAAGGTCTCAAGggcaagatgtatgaggagcaAGTGAGGCCTGTGcgtgtgctgagcacagagcagaggagctgaggggaggcctgatggcggctgcagctggggctggggacagGGTCCGAACCCAAGAGGgagagtagtcaggcactgcagcaggctgcccagtgcatGCCATGACCTCAaactgctggagttcaagaaacatttggacaGTGATGTCAGACATGCAGTTTGAATTttggtggtcctgtgtggagttGGTGGTGCCTGTGGGTCCTCGGTCTGTGATCCCTGGTCTGATCTTGTTGGTGCTTCTTGGAACAGGAGGCTGCCCTGGACATCTCTCATTGTCCTTTCCAAGCCAGAGTTTCCTAGGATTGTCAGTCTTCTTGCCCACCCTGCTTTCTCCATTATGCATCTGGACTCATCCCATTCCCTCACCTTTGGATCTTCACCAAGACATCCCAGCATGAGTATCTGAACAACACCCCTTATAATATTTGTAGACCCCCAAATGCTTTTGCCCTGTATCTCACAAGGACTAATGCAGTCCTGGCAGCTCCCTCTGACTGAACACTGCCAGAGCTTGCCCTGAGGTGTTGGAGTCTCCATCGTCATCTCCAGCCATCTGGATATGGACCTGGACAACCTTCTGTAGGTAATCCTGCTAGAGCAGGTCCAGGGGTCTCTACCAACCCCAATCATTCAGTGATTTTGTTAAATAGTTGGTGAGATTCAAGAGTAAACTGCACCCACTTCTCTACAATATCAAAGTCCTCCATTCTAAAACTGCCTATTTACgccagagaagagaaagctaaGGGGTGAATCCTATTAGTGTATATAAATAGATTATGGGAGGGAGTAAGAAAGACAGAGACAGACTCTTCTCAGTGATAATTAGTGGACAATTAGAGAAGAGGCAATGAGCAGACACCGAAATATTAGAAATTTGATAAACCATTGCTTGCTGTGGCATAAACTCCTATCTGTTATTGACAGGGAAAACCTGTCCTTTCTATATGTTTGCAGTAACAACTAAGACAGTAACATATTGATTGCTTACCCtcaaaaataacacaaaggGCAATGCAGTACACAGGTAAACACATAGTTTGTTATCATATGTACTGGAAAGTCCATGCATCTGACTGAGGGCATTAAATGTCCAAAAGCTTAAATAAATGTGTTGAATTCTGTAATTTTCatcacttgattttttttgtttgtttttatttttactttttttaagaTCCACAGTACTAAAAACAGTATTACATCAGTTCCTCTTGAGAGGACATGAAGATTGCTTTATACTCATAAATAATTTCATACTCCTAAAAATCTAGTTAGAGTGTAACTATTGAATCTGGTAACTACTATATCTGGTATGCTTTATTTTCCCTATTACATAGATATAAATACTTCAATATTTTGATTTCCAAGACACCATGCTTGTGCAGAggacaagcaaataaataaaggtGTCATggctttatgatttttgttatcagtattccacatcataacatcatgtagtgcacagGGAGTTAAAGAATTAATGCTCCAATTCTGTGGATTGTCAATAGTTTTGGCTATGCCTGTTTCAGAAGAGAATAACTACATATCCCAGAGAATTTTTCGTCTCCATTTTCCGTTCAGAGGGGAAGATAAAACTGCTCACAGATCACCAGATGTCctctctgctcatctctgcagcaTGTGTTCCCTAGCTGTCTCACCTTTggcattagagtaaggccttcggTTTTTGAACACtcactctcattttatttgatttattagcttcaattccaattatattgtagtgtattgtgttatcttgtattccaatatcatattttgtaaattaacttttctcctcagatcactGCCACTGTTCCGTTTTTAGACCCATCTCCCTACACTTTTCcgtttttcctcttcccccttCCTCAGTCCGTGGGTCCGTGGGTCCCCCCTGCCCCATTAGTCATGGAACTGAGCCAAACTGGGCTGTAAACCATTGACAAaaggataaataaaaaaattaggATTAGCCTACAAGGTATTGAGATGCGAGCAAGTTATGAGGACACATCTAAGAAACATCTCAAATGCCAAAAACAATAACAGAATGTGactaactttatttttaaacaattaagGAGGCACGGGTCAAGACTCTGAGTGTTACTGTTTGTGGATGATTCACTTCCTTTGAATTTAGAAAAAACACGTAACATATTTCCTCCTCATACCATGGAGTTTTTTATTAATGTGTCCGGATAAAACTGGACATAtaatgtaagaaagaaaaagagaaaatgcatggTTCTTTGGAAAAAAGTACAATAGAATGCACACATCTTTGACACCAAGTTCATCacatgatcacagaatcaccaaggttggaaaagacctctaagaccatccaGGCTAGCTGCCTATCTATCAGCAGTAGTCCCCACTAAATGTTCCTCAGTATAACACTGAGTATAACCACTTCTTGAAAACCATCAGGTTgatgaccccaccacctccctgggcagcctctccCAGCATCTgaccactcttctggagaagtatttcctaatgtccaacctgaatctcccctggtgcaacttgaggccattccctctagtcctatcactagttacataggagaagaggctgacctctACCTCattacaacctcccttcaggcagttgcaGAGAGCAAACAACTGAGATGCAACAGCTTTCTGGAGGAGGCTGTGAGTTTGTCCATGGTATTGTCACACTGATCATCTGCTGACTGCAGCAACTGCATACTTAGCCTTCTGCCCATTTGTCTTCCAAAACACTACATTTTCTAGCCATCATGATCATTTTTAATGTAGACAGTCAGAGTGTTGCTGGGGCAGCc from Lagopus muta isolate bLagMut1 chromosome Z, bLagMut1 primary, whole genome shotgun sequence carries:
- the LOC125686751 gene encoding E3 ubiquitin-protein ligase Topors-like, translating into MASNTQEDQKQSDSAEMGNASKLQQAGPCQAADNRCPICLDAICQAAHVPTCFHRFCFSCIWQWAAINAVCPICRQPFDRILGAMQADGDYQQYMLSTFTHHQRHAARGRMWNRSPRQRYNLRLRHSNDQSVAGSTEPAGPSGISAPSTFREPAQPNAVQRPPSPVDEHPRNISMLLLRARLLRFLEME